CTCTTTCTTTCTCCCCATCCTGTCCGCAATTCTGTAGTTTTTATGTTTCTGAATAAAACTCTGGCAGACAGGAATCTCTTCTACTAATTTTAAGTATGTAATGAATGAGAAGAACACTATCACCATACGGTTTTATGAAGAGCTGAATGATTTTCTAAAGAAATTTCCTTTGAAAGAGGATATCCAATTCAGTTATCATGGCAACAGATCCGTTAAGGATCTTATAGAACAATTGAAAATTCAAATTCCGCCGGGAGTCAAAGAATGGTGTCATGAATACAGTTTTAGTTCAGAATGCCGGAGAGTATACTGGAAGGGCAGCCATTGTAACATCCTTGTTCAACAGATCGGGCAAAAAATTAATTAGGTTTTCGGTTTATATTTCAACTTTAGGGTGATATATTCAGAGGATGAGTAATAAAGTTTTTTCTGATTCAAAAGCATTCAGAGCAACCCTCCTGATTCTAGGATTATTTGCTTTCCTGAATGTTTGCCTTTCTGCCCAGACGTCGGGGATTGTCCCTTTTTCTGAGGATCTGATGTTTCTGAATGATCACCAATTTTCGTCTCCTGAGTCTCAAATTATACTCTTAGGTACCGGGAAAAACCGGGTCAGAGATGATCTGGAAATGAATGCAAGGCTGAGTACCATGCATAACATTGCCGGTTATACGACAGTGGCTCTTGGAATTCTGGCCGGGGTATTCAACCCTGAGGTTGTGAGTAAAGAGTTCCATAGTGCTTTGGGAATCGGTGCTGCCGGAATGAGTGCTGTAACCCTCGGTCTGGGATACGCCGCCCATCACAATGAAATGAGTCTTGAATCCGGTTTAAATCCAAAACTGATCCATGCTGCTTTAGGGGTCGCCGGGGGTGTCATGATGATGATAACTCCCATTGTAGCTCCTAGTGGTGCTCATCAGACTCTTGGAATAGCTGGAACCGCATTGATGGGAATTTCAATCGGTACCGCCATCCTTTACTAATTGTTTAAATAATACGGATTTAATGTGAAAAAAATAGTAGTTTTATTGATCTTCTGCAGCATGGTTTCTCTGTTTGGAGATTCTTCCAGTTCCAGGGTCGCTATCGTCTATAATGGCGTCAGCGCCACGAATAAGGAAGCTCTTCATTTTCTGCGTAATGAGGCCGCCAGGGCGGACAGTCAATATACCTTTGATACCATCAATGCAAAAAATGGTCTTAACAGAGGCGACTATAAAGCCCTGATCGTTATGAATACCGGGTTTGAAACAGGTGTTGATCCTGTACTCTCCGGTTTTATACAAAGCCTGGATGATAAATCAGGTGTTATTCTACTGACTTTCATTAAAGGAAGTTCTGAAATAGAAGTGAACAGTTATCCCGCCTCCCCGAGTACAGAAGGAGTCGATGCTGTCAGTGCTTCATCCCTGTGGAAACACAAAGGCTCCCCCTTCAAAAGTAACAAAGATATCAAGGCAATGCATGGAGAATGGCTTGATCTTGTCCTTCAGTACATTGATAAACAAAGTTAAATAAAGGTTAGATTATGATTTTATCAGGTGTACTGTATTTCCTGCTTCCGGCAATACAGATCGTCTTTTATTTTACGGGACAAGCTGCTCTTGAAGTCATTGATGCTGTTAATTTTATCTGTTCAATAGCGGCATTGCACTGGATCTTGGCGAATGTGCTCATATCAGCAAAAGTGCCCTGGATGCAGAAACATATCCCCTATGATAAGAGGGTCAGGGTGCATATGATTTTTTCAATTGGCATCATCTTTTTTGTACTTTTTCACAGTACATATAAATTGATCCTTGGCTATGAAATTGATCTTGTCACAATTCTTCTTTCCCTCACTCTGATTTCTCTCTATCTGATAGCGATCATGTGGGTGCCCATTCCCGGTTTTTCCTCATTCAGGGCCGCTATCACGAAGAAAATTGGATTGAGAAAAGTGTCGGATTATGAATCCTATAAGCTTTCACACCGTATATTACTCTCTGTATTAGGCTTCCTTGTCATCCTTCATGTCATGTTGGCCGGCCTTTTTTATGATTTGAACCCTATATCTCTTACTTTATACATATTTTTCTTTATTCTCAGTTACGGGCTTTTCTTTTTGTCTATGACCGGATTCACTAATAAAAAAGCGAAAGTCTTAAAAATCATCAAAACTGAGGGCATTCTGAGCCTATACCTTAAAACAGAAAAGAAACTTCCATACAGAAGTGGACAATTTACCTTTTTGGGATTCAAAACCAGTCAGGGGCGCATCGAAGAGCATCCTTTTTCGTTTCTTTCATTTGATGAGTCCGGAACCGGACACCCCCCTGGAGGGACTGAAGAATTCCCCTCGGATGCGGTGAGCTTCGGTATTCGTATCGTGGGTGATTTCACAGAAGAATTGTCCCTCCTCAAGGAGGGCGACAAGGTCTGGTTAAAAGGAGCCTTTGGTAACTTTCATCCCCAGGGAGATTCTCCGGTCTGTCTGATCGGTTCTGGAATAGGTCTTGTCCCCTAGTTCAGTATTGTTAAGGATCTGCATCAGAAGCGTGATATCAGACCGATCCATTTTTTTATGGCAGTGAACAAAAGACAGGAAATACCTGAATTAAACACTCTGCTCAAAATTGATTCAGAAATGGAAAATTTGATCCTTCATTTTCTTGTTTATGAGGAAGATCAGGCTCTCTTTTCCGGGGTTTATTTTAAGAGCAACCTTCCGAACCCCCAGGAGTACCGTTATCATATTTGCTCTTCACCAGCTGTCAGAAAGGTCGTCGTCAAGGCAATCGGATCTCTTGGTGTTAAGAAGTCGGTCATCCACTATGAGGCTTTTACATTTTAAAACTATGTCTGATGCAAATGGATAAACCTGCTATTTTTATCAACATTACCATCATCCGGGACCCTGTGCTGCTTGGCTGGGTGATGTAAAATCTAGTCGTTTCAGTGAGGAACAATGTCCAGGGATCTCTCCGTTTTATCAGGTTATCCGCAGAATCTTATCTCTCAGGTCGAAACTCTTATTGAACAGAATAAACTCGAGTTCTATTTGAAAGAAGGCTATCCTGAAAGACACAATGTCAGAACTGACAAAGCTCTTTTTTCCTATGTTCAGGAGATACAAAAGACATATCTTAAAAAAGCTGGTCCCATTCATAAAGTCCTTTACGACGATAGGATTGAATCTGTCCATTCAGCCCTGGGCCTGCACTCCTTTGTCTCCCGTCAACAAGGCAATAAACTCAAATCGAAGAACGAAATCCGCATCTCATCCCTCTTTAAAAATGCTCCGGCCCCATTCCTTCATATGATCGTTGTTCACGAACTGGCACATTTAAAAGAGAAAGACCACAATAAAGATTTTTACAGACTCTGTCATCACATGGAGCCTGATTACAGCCAGCTTGAATTCGACTTGAGGCTGTATATGATCAATGCGGGGATTTAATAAAACATTCCTGTTCATTTGACAAGATGACATACTGTGATAACATGGCTGATCGCCTCAAACGCAGCTTTTAGGATGGTCATGAAAGTCAGCTCTCATATCCTGAATCCCTATAAGGGGTTAAAACGGGAAGTCTACTTAATTTTTATCTCAAAAACAATCAATGCCATGGGGTTCCTGATCATCCCCTTTATGGCCCTGTTATTGAGTACCAAAGTCGGTCTTTCCAATGCTGATACGGGATTTTATGTGGCTGTGTCCGGATTGATGTGGGCTCCGGCTGCTTTGATCGGTGGGAGGCTCAGTGACAGCATCGGCCGAAAAAAGGTTCTCATCACCGGGGAGCTTCTGGCAACCGCTGCTTATCTGGTTTGTTTCTTCCTGGAGCCCGGGATGTCGATGGTGTATATGCTGATGGCGGCCTCCTTCTTTTTCGGTGTTGCCGGTCCCTCTCATGATGCCCTGACGGCCGACCTGACAAGCCCTGAACAGAGAGAGGGAGCCTATTCTCTGAATTATCTGGGCTTTAATCTGGGTTTTGCCTTTGCTCAGATCCTGGCAGGATTTCTTTTTCAAAACCATCTGAAAATCATGTTTCTTATTGATGCTCTGACGGCGCTGTCAGGATTGATGCTGATTGCTTTTCTGGTGAAAGAACCCGAAAGAGGCAATCTTTCACAGGAGAGAGGTGGAAAAAATTCTGATTCTGAATCAGGTTCAAATAGGACTGTCCTGGCCATTTTATGGGCAAAACCGATTCTCCTGGTCTTCGCATTGACGATCTGCGGGTACAGATTCCTCTATTCCCAATGGCCTTTCCTCATTCCCCTGCATCTGGAGCACAACTTCCCGAAGGAAGGGGCCAGGATTTTCGGCTTCCTGGGGAGCTTCAATGCCCTCATTGTGGTTGTTCTGATACCCGTTCTGACGGCTCTTTTACATCATAAGAGTCATGTCAGAAAGGTATTTTATGCGGGACTCCTCTTTACATTCGGTTTTGGAATGTTGGGATTTGTCTCGATGAAGGCTGCGTTTTTTGTTTCTGTTCTGGTCATCACACTGGGGGAGGTTCTGGATGCCATCTCTGTGATGCCTTTTATCATGAATCATTCCCCCAGTACCCACAGGGGCCGGATGAGTGCGATTCTTCCTATCATCATGGGAACTGGATTTTATCTGGGACCTGTCATCATGGGGTCGGTTCTGGATCACTCAGGATTTAGATTCACATGGTTCCTGACAGCTGTAGTCGGTGTCGTTATGACTTTGATAATGAAAGGGATTGATGTGGCGGATGGGGCAGGGAATGGGTGATTCCCCCGGGACCCTTAACAGAGGCCCGAGGAGTTTTAAATCCTATTCGACAAGCAATTTTTTCTTCATTCTCATAAGCATTTTTACTTTCCGTCGGCTGTTGAGAAGGCTGTACATTACAGGGGTGACAAAAAGAGTAATCAATGTACTGACCGCCAGGCCTCCCACAATGGTCTGTCCGATAGGCCGGATAAACTCGGTCCCTTCCCCCGGGAAGAAAGCCATGGGAACCATGCCCAGGATCGTGGTAAGACTTGTCATCAGGATCGGTCTGAGGCGGCTCTGACCTGCGTTTAATACGGCTTCGGTCAAGGCTTCCCCCCGATGACGGAGAAGGTTGGTGTAATCCACCATGACGATCCCGTTATTGACGACGATGCCGGCCAGAACCACTATCCCCACGGCTGAGATGATGCTGAAGGCTTCACCGGTGATCTTATAGACCATGACAACGCCAATGATCAGCAGGGGGATCGAGAAAAAGATGATGAGGGGATCAACCAGGGATTCAAAGAGGCTGGCCATGACGGCGAAAACCATGATGACTGCCACAATGATGATGATCATCAGGGGGGAGCTGAACCTCTCAATTTCTCTGGCTTCACCTCCATAGGAAATACTGACTCCCTCGGGGACGACGTATCCGGTTTCCAGAAGGTTCTCAATCAGGGGCTGAATGTCCGTTACGGCCACACCGTCGGTCAGTCCGGCAGACACATGGAGAACCCTTGTTTCGTTTTCACGGCTGATGCTCTTCGGGCCGACAGTCTCAACCATACGGGCTACATTGGCCAGCGATATTTTCTGACCGGAAGCTCCTCGGATATACTGGGACTCCAGGTC
This Oceanispirochaeta sp. DNA region includes the following protein-coding sequences:
- a CDS encoding Mut7-C RNAse domain-containing protein — translated: MNEKNTITIRFYEELNDFLKKFPLKEDIQFSYHGNRSVKDLIEQLKIQIPPGVKEWCHEYSFSSECRRVYWKGSHCNILVQQIGQKIN
- a CDS encoding YgjP-like metallopeptidase domain-containing protein, which codes for MSRDLSVLSGYPQNLISQVETLIEQNKLEFYLKEGYPERHNVRTDKALFSYVQEIQKTYLKKAGPIHKVLYDDRIESVHSALGLHSFVSRQQGNKLKSKNEIRISSLFKNAPAPFLHMIVVHELAHLKEKDHNKDFYRLCHHMEPDYSQLEFDLRLYMINAGI
- a CDS encoding MFS transporter, whose product is MKVSSHILNPYKGLKREVYLIFISKTINAMGFLIIPFMALLLSTKVGLSNADTGFYVAVSGLMWAPAALIGGRLSDSIGRKKVLITGELLATAAYLVCFFLEPGMSMVYMLMAASFFFGVAGPSHDALTADLTSPEQREGAYSLNYLGFNLGFAFAQILAGFLFQNHLKIMFLIDALTALSGLMLIAFLVKEPERGNLSQERGGKNSDSESGSNRTVLAILWAKPILLVFALTICGYRFLYSQWPFLIPLHLEHNFPKEGARIFGFLGSFNALIVVVLIPVLTALLHHKSHVRKVFYAGLLFTFGFGMLGFVSMKAAFFVSVLVITLGEVLDAISVMPFIMNHSPSTHRGRMSAILPIIMGTGFYLGPVIMGSVLDHSGFRFTWFLTAVVGVVMTLIMKGIDVADGAGNG